A genome region from Cucurbita pepo subsp. pepo cultivar mu-cu-16 chromosome LG02, ASM280686v2, whole genome shotgun sequence includes the following:
- the LOC111788269 gene encoding protein REVERSION-TO-ETHYLENE SENSITIVITY1 — protein sequence MVPGEYSKMMPQAVYDVELVSSTKSIKHELWPLDAIDPVQAKFPCCLVWTPLPVVSWLAPFIGHVGICREDGVILDFAGSNFVNTNDFAFGPVARYLQLDREKCCFPTSLAAHKCKQGYQHSQFGTAITWDDGLQSSKRYLEHKSYNLFTCNCHSFVANCLNRACYDGSMSWNMINVAALILWKGHWVDCMSIVRSFLPFVLVVCLGIAMVGWPFLIGLSLLSLLLVGWFIMGTYCIKSLLEC from the exons ATGGTACCTGGAGAGTACTCTAAAATGATGCCGCAAGCGGTTTATGATGTTGAACTAGTCAGTTCTACGAAGAGCATAAAACATGAGTTATGGCCTCTAGATGCAATCGATCCAGTCCAAGCAAAGTTCCCATGCTGTTTGGTTTGGACCCCTCTTCCCGTTGTCTCTTGGTTGGCACCCTTCATTGGCCATGTTGGGATTTGCAGGGAGGATGGAGTCATATTGGATTTCGCAGGatcaaattttgtgaataCCAATGATTTTGCATTTGGCCCCGTTGCGAGATACCTTCAACTTGACAGAGAAAAA TGTTGCTTCCCAACAAGCTTAGCTGCGCATAAATGTAAGCAGGGCTATCAGCATTCACAATTTGGAACTGCCATTACCTGGGACGATGGCCTACAATCAAGTAAGCGCTATCTCGAGCATAAATCCTACAACCTTTTCACATGCAACTGCCATTCCTTTGTCGCAAATTGTCTGAACCGTGCATGTTACGATGGATCGATGAGTTGGAACATGATAAATGTAGCAGCTCTTATTCTGTGGAAAGGGCATTGGGTTGATTGCATGTCAATTGTAAGATCATTCCTTCCCTTTGTACTGGTGGTCTGCCTGGGCATTGCCATGGTTGGGTGGCCCTTCTTGATTGGTCTGTCTTTGCTTTCTCTCctgttggttggttggtttatCATGGGTACTTACTGTATAAAAAGCTTGTTGGAATGCTAG
- the LOC111788098 gene encoding probable serine/threonine-protein kinase SIS8: MSKMKHLLRKLHIGGGLNEHQRLSDSQPATRPTSTPCPNSNSSVSPSSGSSSSVAMPSSTTMEAVESVVDRTASGDVDGGCVDFNALEEEFQMQLAMAISASDPDSRQDTESAQIDAAKRMSLGCSPSISGSKALAEFLSLQYWSYNVVNYDEKVMDGFYDLYGITANSSTRGKMPLLVDLKEICVTGDIDYEVILVNRLLDPELQQLERQAYNIFMDCGVSEHGFILSGLVQKLADVVVARMGGPVGDAEEMLRRWTLRSYELRSSLNTIILPLGRLDIGLARHRALLFKVLADRINLPCILVKGSYYTGTDDGAVNMIKVDNGSEYIIDLMGAPGTLIPSEAPSGQFSNYGFDRRPADVIAVPEDTPVLKNEGAEAVLISSTQDGVENVCNLVSKEASDLGVQSKENGRNFIEAILNGSSDYDFEKLLESESSAFESSSGACAQSASAQKKKVKKVSKYVISAAKNPEFAQKLHAVLLESGASPPADLFSDIDSQGNGERKAIHQMYPINGKGMDVGLQCNPFVLASQGQSFAEAEYLNNIVHENKQKASTVGSTEEQKPEANANNHGTFWPQSMNEGFVFVDVNGEAVKLVDVNGTLHREHVDGVSLTSVANSHKKQLGSTLVDEERRWLQDNRESRESPSENLIELDDSNLHASDGHSETINPILGEVAEWEIPWEDLHIGERIGIGSYGEVYRADWNGTEVAVKKFLDQDFSGAALVQLKCEVEIMLRLRHPNVVLFMGAVTRPPHFSILTEFLPRGSLYRLLHRPNSQLDERRRLRMAFDVAKGMNYLHTSHPTIVHRDLKSPNLLVDKNWVVKVCDFGLSRVKQNTFLSSKSTAGTPEWMAPEVLRNEPADEKCDVYSFGVILWELTTCRIPWKGLNPMQVVGAVGFQNRRLEIPEDVDPAVAQIICDCWQTDTQLRPSFSQLITRLRRLQRLVRKTNSGNLISE, from the exons ATGTCGAAAATGAAGCATCTTCTTCGAAAGCTTCACATCGGTGGGGGACTTAATGAGCATCAGCGATTGAGCGATTCCCAACCCGCGACGCGACCCACTTCGACCCCATGCCCCAATAGTAATTCATCGGTGTCGCCTTCTTCTGGGTCCTCCTCCTCTGTGGCTATGCCGTCTTCCACTACAATGGAGGCCGTTGAATCGGTGGTTGATCGGACCGCTTCTGGCGATGTGGATGGTGGCTGCGTCGATTTCAATGCTTTGGAGGAGGAGTTTCAGATGCAATTGGCTATGGCGATTAGCGCTTCCGATCCTGATTCGAGACAAGACACTGAGTCCGCTCAGATCGATGCCGCTAAGCGGATGAGCCTTGGCTGTTCCCCTTCCATCTCCGGCAGTAAAGCCCTCGCTGAATTTCTCTCCCTACAGTATTGG AGCTATAATGTTGTAAATTATGATGAAAAAGTGATGGATGGATTTTATGACTTATATGGCATTACTGCGAACTCTAGCACCCGAGGAAAGATGCCACTGTTAGTGGATCTTAAAGAAATATGTGTTACAGGTGATATCGATTACGAAGTGATTTTGGTGAACCGCTTGCTTGATCCTGAGCTTCAACAGTTGGAGAGACAAGCATATAACATATTCATGGATTGCGGAGTTTCTGAACATGGCTTCATTTTAAGTGGCCTGGTTCAAAAACTTGCTGATGTAGTTGTTGCTAGAATGGGTGGTCCTGTTGGGGACGCTGAAGAAATGTTGAGAAGGTGGACCCTCAGGAGTTATGAGTTGCGTAGTTCTTTGAACACGATTATTCTACCACTTGGACGCCTTGATATTGGACTTGCACGTCATAGAGCTTTGCTTTTTAAG GTGCTAGCTGATAGGATTAATCTTCCATGCATACTTGTCAAAGGAAGCTACTACACTGGTACTGATGATGGAGCTGTGAATATGATCAAAGTTGATAATGGAAG TGAATATATTATTGATCTTATGGGTGCTCCAGGCACACTAATTCCATCAGAGGCACCCAGCGGTCAATTTTCGAATTATGGCTTTGATAGGAGACCCGCAGATGTTATAGCAGTTCCTGAAGATACACCggtattaaaaaatgaaggagCTGAAGCTGTATTGATTTCATCTACTCAAGATGGAGTAGAAAATGTTTGCAACTTAGTATCCAAAGAAGCTTCAGATTTAGGTGTTCAATCAAAAGAAAACGGCAGAAACTTTATTGAAGCAATTCTAAATGGGAGTTCGGATTATGATTTTGAGAAGCTTCTAGAATCAGAAAGCAGTGCATTTGAAAGTTCATCAGGTGCATGTGCACAGTCGGCATCTgcacaaaagaagaaagttaAAAAGGTATCGAAGTATGTCATTAGTGCTGCAAAGAACCCAGAGTTTGCACAGAAATTACATGCTGTATTGTTAGAGAGTGGTGCATCACCTCCTGCAGATTTGTTTTCGGATATAGATTCACAGGGAAATGGTGAAAGGAAAGCGATTCACCAAATGTATCCAATCAACGGGAAAGGCATGGATGTTGGGCTTCAGTGTAACCCTTTTGTGTTGGCAAGCCAGGGACAGTCTTTTGCTGAAGCCGAGTATTTGAACAATATTGTCCATGAAAATAAGCAGAAAGCGTCTACTGTGGGATCAACGGAAGAACAAAAACCTGAGGCAAATGCGAACAATCACGGCACTTTTTGGCCTCAGAGTATGAATGAGGGGTTTGTGTTTGTTGATGTTAATGGTGAAGCAGTTAAATTGGTTGATGTTAATGGGACTCTTCATCGTGAACATGTGGATGGTGTTTCGTTAACCTCTGTTGCCAATTCTCATAAAAAACAACTAGGAAGTACCTTAGtggatgaagaaagaagatggtTGCAAGATAATCGTGAGAGTCGTGAGAGTCCATCAGAAAATTTGATAGAACTTGATGATAGTAACCTGCATGCTAGTGATGGCCACAGCGAGACGATCAACCCGATATTAGGCGAAGTTGCAGAATGGGAAATTCCTTGGGAGGATCTTCACATTGGTGAACGTATTGGTATAG GATCGTATGGCGAGGTTTATCGAGCAGATTGGAATGGGACT GAAGTTGCTGTGAAGAAGTTCTTAGACCAAGATTTTTCCGGTGCTGCTTTGGTCCAATTAAAATGTGAA GTTGAAATCATGTTAAGACTGAGGCATCCTAATGTTGTCCTTTTCATGGGAGCAGTCACTCGCCCTCCTCATTTTTCAATCCTCACAGAGTTTCTTCCCAG GGGAAGTTTGTATAGGTTACTGCATCGTCCCAATTCTCAACTCGATGAAAGGAGGCGACTGAGAATGGCTTTCGATGTG GCCAAAGGAATGAACTACTTACACACAAGTCATCCAACCATTGTTCATAGAGATCTGAAGTCCCCCAATCTCCTCGTTGATAAAAACTGGGTTGTCAAG GTTTGTGATTTTGGGTTGTCACGTGTCAAGCAGAACACGTTTCTGTCTTCAAAGTCAACTGCTGGAACG CCCGAATGGATGGCGCCAGAAGTTCTAAGGAATGAACCGGCCGATGAGAA GTGTGATGTGTATAGTTTTGGTGTGATCTTGTGGGAGTTGACGACATGTCGCATACCGTGGAAAGGTTTGAACCCAATGCAGGTTGTAGGAGCTGTAGGATTCCAAAATAGGCGCCTGGAAATCCCAGAAGATGTTGATCCAGCAGTAGCACAGATCATTTGCGATTGTTGGCAAAC GGACACGCAACTGAGGCCGTCATTCTCTCAGCTTATTACTCGATTACGACGTCTTCAACGGCTTGTTCGGAAAACAAACTCCGGGAATCTAATATCGGAGTGA